Sequence from the Candidatus Accumulibacter similis genome:
AACGGCGAAGTCTTGGGGGCATAAGGATCAGTCATGGCGCGTTTGCTGCAGTACTACAAGGATACGGTGGTTCCGGAACTGACCCAGAAGTTCGGCTACAAGTCGAAGATGGAAGTGCCGCGGATCACCAAGGTGACGCTCAACATGGGTGTGGGCGAGGCGGTCGCCGACAAGAAGGTGCTCGAGAATGCTATGGGCGACATGGTCAAGATTGCCGGCCAGAAGCCGGTGATGACCAAGGCGCGCAAGTCGATCGCCGGTTTCAAGATCCGTACCGGCTACGCGATCGGGTGCATGGTCACCTTGCGCGGCCCACGCATGTTCGAGTTCATCGATCGTCTGGTGAGCGTCGCCCTGCCGCGGGTCCGTGACTTCCGCGGCATATCCGGCAAGGGATTCGACGGCCGTGGCAACTACAGCATGGGTCTCAAGGAGCAG
This genomic interval carries:
- the rplE gene encoding 50S ribosomal protein L5 — encoded protein: MARLLQYYKDTVVPELTQKFGYKSKMEVPRITKVTLNMGVGEAVADKKVLENAMGDMVKIAGQKPVMTKARKSIAGFKIRTGYAIGCMVTLRGPRMFEFIDRLVSVALPRVRDFRGISGKGFDGRGNYSMGLKEQIIFPEIEYDRIDALRGMNISVTTTAKTDEEARALLGAFKFPFRN